AGCTGAGGCAGGGCTGGGACTTCCTGCGCACCGAGCCGGTGCTGGTCGCGGTGTGCGTGATGGTCGCGGTGACCAACCTCGTCGACCAGGCGTGGAGCGCGGTGCTCGCGCCCGTCTGGGCGAAGGACTCGGGCGCCGGCGTCGCCGTCCTCGGCACGCTGTTCGCGGTGATGAGCGGCGCGTCGGTCGTCGGCGCGCTGGTCGCGGCGAGGTGGGGCGAGCGCCTGCCGCGCTTCCGGACGTACGTCCTCGCGTTCCTCGTCGCCGGGGCGCCGCGGTTCGTGGTGATGGCGCTGGACTCGCCGGTGTGGACGGTCTTCGTGGTGGTCGCGGTCGCGGGCGTCGCGTCGGGCTTCCTCAACCCGATCCTCGGCGCGGTGATCCTGGAGCGGATCCCGGCGCCGCTGATGGGACGGGTCTCGTCGCTCAACACCGCGATCTGCTGGTCGCTGATGCCGCTCGGCGGGATCCTCGGCGGCCTCGCCGTCACCGGCCTGGGGCTGTCACCCGCGCTGCTCGTCGCCGGCACCGTCTACCTCGTCACCACGATGGCGCCGGCGCGGGTGCCGTCGTTCCGGGCGATGGACCGGGCGCCCGCCGAGTCGGCAGGAGCTGTCACCCCGGCGCGCTGAGTCGGCGGGTCGTCGCCGCCGACCGGGCGGGCCGACCCCGACCTGTCAGGCTCTCGCTGAACTTGTCAGGGCGTGCACGGCCTGACAAGTTCAGCGATCCCCGGTCAGCCGGGGATCGCTGAAGAGGCAGGACCTACGCCCCCGGCGCGAAGCGGGCCGCGACCTCGACCACGCGGTCGAACGCCTCGGCCTCGCCGATGCTGACCCGGACGCCGTCGCCGGCGAAGGGGCGCACCGAGATGCCGACCTCGCCGCAGGCGGCGGCGAAGTCGAGCGCCCGGTCGCCGAGCGGGAACCACACGAAGTTGCCCTGCGCGTCGGGCAGGTCCCAGCCCACCTCGCGCAGCCGTGCGACCAGGTCGGTGCGCCGCGCGACCAGGTCGTCGACCCGGGCGAACAGCTCGTCCTGCGCCTCCAGCGAGGCGATGGCCGCGGCCTGCGCGACGTGGCTGACGCCGAACGGCAGCGACACCGCCCGCAGCGCGGCGGCCAGCGGCGCGGGCGCGACGGCGTAGCCGACCCGGAAGCCGGCCAGGCCGTAGGCCTTGGAGAAGGTGCGGGTCAGGACCACGTTGTCGTGGCGGCGGTAGGTCGCGACGCCGTCGATCGCGTCGTCCATCCGGACGAACTCGAGGTAGGCCTCGTCGACCACCACGACGACGTGCGACGGCACCTTCGCGACGAAGGCGTCGAGCTCGGCCTGCGTGACGGCCGGGCCGGTCGGGTTGTTGGGGGTGCAGACGATGACGACCTTGGTGCGGTCGGTGACCGCGGCCGCCATCGCGTCGAGGTCGTGGCGCCCGTCGGCGGTCACCGGGACCTGCACGCTCGTCGCGCCGCCGGCCGTGACGGCGATCGGGTACGCCTCGAAGGAGCGCCAGGCGTAGACGACCTCGTCGCCGGGCTCGCAGAAGGCGTTGACGAGCTGGTAGATCAGCGCGACCGAGCCGGTGGCTGCGGCGAGGTCCTCGACGGGCACCCCGATCGCGTCGGCGAGCGCGGCGTAGAGGGCGGTGCTGCCCATGTCGGGGTAGCGGTTCATCTGCGCCGCGGCCTCGGTCGCGGCCTCGAGCACGCCGGGGAGCGGCGGGTACGGGTTCTCGTTCGACGACAGCTTGTACGACGTCAGCCCCTCGCGGGCGACGGGCGGCTTGCCGGCGACGTACGCGGGGATGGCGAGCACGTTGGGCCGGGGCTGGGGCGTGGAGGACATGCCTCGCACCCTAGTGAGCGACCGGCTCCCGCGCCGAGCCGCGGCCCCGCCACGGCCGCACGACCGGCAGCAGGAGCAGGCCGATCAGGAAGCCGATCCCGGCGCCGAGGACGTTGTCGACCATGTCGGTGACGTCGCACGCCCGGTCGATGCGGGCGAGCAGGAGCTGGACGAGCTCGATGCCGAGGCTGTACGCCGCCAGCAGCCCGAGCCCGAGCGGCGCGAGCACCACCCCGGCCCACCAGCGCCCCACCGCGAGCACCAGGAACATCCCGGCGGGCACGAAGAGCAGGACGTTGAGGGTGCGCTGGTCGAGGCCGAGCACCTCGAACGTCGTGCCGGACGGGCCGCCGTAGTCCCACGAGCAGGAGTCGCTGCGGGTCTCGGCGGGGACGACGCCGACGTCCGGTCGGGTCGGCACCAGGGTGACCAGCGCGATCGCGACCAGCGACCACAGCAGGCCGGCGGCCGCGACCGCCGTGGGGGTGCCCACGACCCGGCGGAGCGCGAGGGCGAGCATCCCGGCCACCACGGCGGCGACCAGCCCGCCCAGCACCATCACGCCCGTCCCGCCGATCGTCACCACGCCCGCGAGGGTAGTCGCGGGCCCCGGGCTCGCCGGTCCACGCGGGTTTCTACGCGCCCGTCGCGTCCTCGCACGCTCGGCCGCGGGCCTGCTCAACCTCCCGCCACACGCCGCGCGCGACTTCGTCGCTCCCGGCTAGTGTCGTGACATGCGCTTCGTGACCTGGTTGCTGACCTACGCCGCCGGGCTGGCCGTGGCCGCCTGGCTGCTCGACGGGATCTCGTTCGAGGGGGCGAGGAACGGGCAGGCCGAGCTGCAGGACAAGGTCGTCCCGGTGCTGGTCGTCGCGCTGATCCTCGGTCTGGTGTCGACCTTCATCGAGCCGGTCATCAAGCTGCTGTCGCTGCCCTTCATCATCCTCACGCTCGGCTTCCTGCTGCTGGTCATCAACGCGCTGATGCTGCTGCTCACCGCGCGGCTGGCGGACGCGTTCGGCGTCGGCTTCACCGTCGACGGCTTCTGGAACGCGCTGGCCGGCTCGCTGGTCATCACCGTCGTCGGCTGGGGCGTCCGGACGGCGCTGCCCGCCCGGGACTGAGCCCGTGGCGTCGTCCCGCCTGCCCGCTCCCCGCACGCCCGGCCGCTACCGGGTCGCCCTCGTCTGCCTCGGCAACATCTGCCGCTCCCCGATGGCCCACGTGGTCCTGGAGAGCCGGCTGGCCGACGCCGGGCTCGACGACCGCGTCGAGGTGGTCTCCGCCGGCACCGGCGGCTGGCACGTCGGCGACCCGATGGACCGCCGCGCCGCCGCGACCCTGTCCGCCGCCGGCTACGACCCCAGCCGCCACCGCGCGCAGCAGTACGACCGCGCCTGGCCCGAGGCGTACGACGTGGTGCTGGTGATGGACGCCACCAACCTCGACGACGTCGGTGGCCGCACCGACCGCGTCGGGCTGTTCCGCGACCTCGATCCGGTCGATCCCGGGAGCGAGGTACCGGACCCGTACTACGGTGGGGACGACGGGTTCGAGGAGGTGCTGGCGATGGTCGAGCGCACGAGCGACGCGGTCACGGCCGAGCTGGCAGCCGCGCTGGAGGACCCTGCCTGATGCCACGCCAGCCGCTGGTGGCCCGTCGCGCCGAGGAGCTCCTCGGCGCGTCCGTCGTCGCGACCGCACCGGTCGCGGGAGGCGACATCGCGACCGCGACCCGGCTGCGGCTCTCCAGCGGCCAGACCGCGCTGATGAAGACGCTGCCGCACGCGCCCGCGGGCTTCTTCGAGGCCGAGGCCGCGGGGCTGCGCTGGCTCGCGGAGGTCGACGGCGGGGTGCCGCTGCCGGAGGTGCTGGCCGCGGCCGACGACTGCGTGATCCTCGCGTGGGTCGAGCAGAGCCCGAAGACGCCCGTCGAGGCGGCCGCCGCGTTCGGCCAGCAGCTCGCCGCCACCCACGCCGCCGGCGCCGACGGCTGGGGCCTCGACCACGACGGGTTCATCGGGCGGCTGCCGCTGCCCAACCGGACGGCCGGGTCGTGGCCGGAGTTCTACGCGGTGCGCCGGCTGCTCCCGTACCTCAAGCTCGCCCGCGACCGCGGTGCGATCTCGGAGACGGACGCCACCGCGGTCGAGGCGGTCGTCGGCCGGCTCACCGACCTGCTGCCCGACGAGACGCCCTCCCGGCTGCACGGCGACCTCTGGAACGGCAACTGCCTGTGGGGCCAGGACCTCGCGATCCACGTCATCGACCCGGCCGCCTACGGCGGCCACCGCGAGGTCGACCTCGCCATGCTGCACCTCTTCGGGCTCACCCACCTGCCGCGGGTGATGGCGGCCTACCACGAGGCGAGCCCGCTGGCCGACGGCTGGGAGGACCGGCTCGGGGTGCACCAGCTGTTCCCGCTGCTGGTCCACGCCTGCATGTTCGGCGGCGGCTACGGCGCCCGGGCCGGCACCGTCGCGGCGCGCTACGCCTAGGAAGTCGCTGGTCGAGGAGGTCGCCGGACCGCGCCGCCCTGAGGAGGCGCCCCCGGGCGCCGTCTCGAAGGGTCACGAGACCCGGTCAGCGGTCTCGTGACAGGACTTCGTCCTTCCTCGACCGGCGCCGATCTTCAGCGTCCGCTCAGGGCCCGGTGGCATCCTTGGCGCGTGACCGACTCCAAGCCCCGCGTGCTGGTCGTCGACGACGACCGCGCCGTGCGTGACTCGCTGCGGCGCTCCCTGGAGTTCAACGGCTACGAGGTGGTGCTCGCGGCCGACGGCGCCGAGGCACTGGTCGCCGTCGGTGCCCAGCACCCCGACGTGGTGGTCATCGACGTGATGATGCCCCGCCTCGACGGGATCGAGACGACCCGCGCGCTGCGCGCCTCCGGCAACGACGTGCCGGTCCTCGTGCTCACCGCGCGCGACGCGGTCGGCGACCGCGTCGAGGGGCTCGACGCCGGCGCCGACGACTACCTCACCAAGCCGTTCGCGCTGGAGGAGCTGCTGGCCCGGATCCGCGCGCTGCTGCGCCGCGTCGTACCCGACGACGGCGAGGAGGGCGAGGTGCTGACCTTCGCCGACCTCACCATGGACGTCGCGAGCCGCGACGTCACCCGCGGCGACCGGCCGATCGAGCTGACCCGCACGGAGTTCACCCTGCTGGAGATGTTCCTGCGCCGCCCGCGCCGGGTGCTGGACCGCTCGTTCATCCTCGAGGAGGTGTGGGGCTACGACTTCCCGACCTCGGCGAACTCCCTCGAGGTCTACGTCGGCTACCTCCGTCGCAAGACCGAGGCGGAGGGCGAGCCACGCCTGATCCAGACCGTCCGCGGCGTCGGCTACGTGCTGAAGGAAGCATGAACACCACGGGGGGACACCGATGAGGTCGGCCACCGCCTGGCCCGACGGGCGCTGGCACTACCGCCGCTCGCTCGCGTCCCGCGTCGCGGTGCTGACCACGACGGCGCTGGGGGTCTCGATCGCGGTCATGGCGCTGACCGCGTTCCTCGTCATGCGCCAGCAGCTGATGAGCTCGCTCGACCAGTCGCTGCTCGACCGCGCGCACAAGGCCACCGCCAACACCACCCTGTCGCGGATCACCGCCCAGGGCGTCCCGCCGTGGATGCTCGGCGCGGCCGACGTGCGGGTCATCTTCATCACCGCCGACGGCCAGGGCATGTCGGGCGCCGACCCGCCGCACTTCACCCTCGGCCAGCCGGAGTACGACGTCGTCACCGGGCGGAAGGAGTCGGCGGTGCGGACCCTCGTCACCGAGGAGGGCGAGCGCTACCGCGTCGCGACGGTGCAGGCCGGGCGCCGGGAGGCGCTGATCCTCGCGCAGCCGCTGGCCCCCAACGACCGGACGCTGGAGAAGCTCGGCGGCGTCCTGTTCGTCTTCGGTGCCCTCGGCGTCCTCGCCGCCCTGCTCGCGGGATGGCTGGTGGCGCGCAACGGGCTGCGGCCGGTGCGCCGGCTCACCACCAGCGTCGAGCGGATCGCCGTGACCGAGGACCTCACGCCGCTGCGGGTCGAGGGCGACGACGAGGTCGCCCGGCTGGCGACCGCCTTCAACCAGATGCTCCTCGCGCTCGGGGCCTCGCGCGACCGGCAGCGCCGGCTGGTGGCCGACGCCAGCCACGAGCTGCGCACCCCGCTCACGTCGCTGCGCACCAACCTCGACCTGCTGCGCCAGGCCGAGGGCAACACCGCCCTGCCTGCGGAGGCGCGC
Above is a genomic segment from Nocardioides okcheonensis containing:
- a CDS encoding MFS transporter, producing the protein MSAETRRAPLVGALVAEGVSFVGTRVSMIAIPWFVLSTTGSATQTGLVAAAEIAPLVLTKALGGPLLDRVGPRRVTLTCDLLSSVVVAAIPLLHHLDLLAFPTLLVLVAVAGALRGPGDAGKSAMSPEIARVGGWSLERVTGLAAAVERTSTMAGAALAGLLVASIGAANALYVDAASFLVSFVVFAVATTGLGRPVPAEDGADATSYATELRQGWDFLRTEPVLVAVCVMVAVTNLVDQAWSAVLAPVWAKDSGAGVAVLGTLFAVMSGASVVGALVAARWGERLPRFRTYVLAFLVAGAPRFVVMALDSPVWTVFVVVAVAGVASGFLNPILGAVILERIPAPLMGRVSSLNTAICWSLMPLGGILGGLAVTGLGLSPALLVAGTVYLVTTMAPARVPSFRAMDRAPAESAGAVTPAR
- a CDS encoding low molecular weight protein-tyrosine-phosphatase; translated protein: MASSRLPAPRTPGRYRVALVCLGNICRSPMAHVVLESRLADAGLDDRVEVVSAGTGGWHVGDPMDRRAAATLSAAGYDPSRHRAQQYDRAWPEAYDVVLVMDATNLDDVGGRTDRVGLFRDLDPVDPGSEVPDPYYGGDDGFEEVLAMVERTSDAVTAELAAALEDPA
- a CDS encoding fructosamine kinase family protein, which gives rise to MPRQPLVARRAEELLGASVVATAPVAGGDIATATRLRLSSGQTALMKTLPHAPAGFFEAEAAGLRWLAEVDGGVPLPEVLAAADDCVILAWVEQSPKTPVEAAAAFGQQLAATHAAGADGWGLDHDGFIGRLPLPNRTAGSWPEFYAVRRLLPYLKLARDRGAISETDATAVEAVVGRLTDLLPDETPSRLHGDLWNGNCLWGQDLAIHVIDPAAYGGHREVDLAMLHLFGLTHLPRVMAAYHEASPLADGWEDRLGVHQLFPLLVHACMFGGGYGARAGTVAARYA
- a CDS encoding response regulator transcription factor, whose translation is MTDSKPRVLVVDDDRAVRDSLRRSLEFNGYEVVLAADGAEALVAVGAQHPDVVVIDVMMPRLDGIETTRALRASGNDVPVLVLTARDAVGDRVEGLDAGADDYLTKPFALEELLARIRALLRRVVPDDGEEGEVLTFADLTMDVASRDVTRGDRPIELTRTEFTLLEMFLRRPRRVLDRSFILEEVWGYDFPTSANSLEVYVGYLRRKTEAEGEPRLIQTVRGVGYVLKEA
- a CDS encoding phage holin family protein — translated: MRFVTWLLTYAAGLAVAAWLLDGISFEGARNGQAELQDKVVPVLVVALILGLVSTFIEPVIKLLSLPFIILTLGFLLLVINALMLLLTARLADAFGVGFTVDGFWNALAGSLVITVVGWGVRTALPARD
- the hisC gene encoding histidinol-phosphate transaminase — encoded protein: MSSTPQPRPNVLAIPAYVAGKPPVAREGLTSYKLSSNENPYPPLPGVLEAATEAAAQMNRYPDMGSTALYAALADAIGVPVEDLAAATGSVALIYQLVNAFCEPGDEVVYAWRSFEAYPIAVTAGGATSVQVPVTADGRHDLDAMAAAVTDRTKVVIVCTPNNPTGPAVTQAELDAFVAKVPSHVVVVVDEAYLEFVRMDDAIDGVATYRRHDNVVLTRTFSKAYGLAGFRVGYAVAPAPLAAALRAVSLPFGVSHVAQAAAIASLEAQDELFARVDDLVARRTDLVARLREVGWDLPDAQGNFVWFPLGDRALDFAAACGEVGISVRPFAGDGVRVSIGEAEAFDRVVEVAARFAPGA
- a CDS encoding sensor histidine kinase, producing MRSATAWPDGRWHYRRSLASRVAVLTTTALGVSIAVMALTAFLVMRQQLMSSLDQSLLDRAHKATANTTLSRITAQGVPPWMLGAADVRVIFITADGQGMSGADPPHFTLGQPEYDVVTGRKESAVRTLVTEEGERYRVATVQAGRREALILAQPLAPNDRTLEKLGGVLFVFGALGVLAALLAGWLVARNGLRPVRRLTTSVERIAVTEDLTPLRVEGDDEVARLATAFNQMLLALGASRDRQRRLVADASHELRTPLTSLRTNLDLLRQAEGNTALPAEARLELLDDVRGQIEELSALVGDLVELARDEPMTRTVAEVDLAAVVERAVTRVRRRAQGIAFDVRLAPWRVVGDASGLERAVTNLLDNAAKWSPTEGTVTVRLEQGVLTVDDQGEGVAEADRPHVFERFYRAEESRAMPGSGLGLAIVRQVVDRHGGRVDVTEAPGGGARFALWLPGVAAATTAG
- a CDS encoding VanZ family protein, producing the protein MVTIGGTGVMVLGGLVAAVVAGMLALALRRVVGTPTAVAAAGLLWSLVAIALVTLVPTRPDVGVVPAETRSDSCSWDYGGPSGTTFEVLGLDQRTLNVLLFVPAGMFLVLAVGRWWAGVVLAPLGLGLLAAYSLGIELVQLLLARIDRACDVTDMVDNVLGAGIGFLIGLLLLPVVRPWRGRGSAREPVAH